From Pseudomonas fluorescens, one genomic window encodes:
- the gorA gene encoding glutathione-disulfide reductase — protein MAYDFDLYVIGAGSGGVRAARFAAGFGAKVGVAESRYLGGTCVNVGCVPKKLLVYGAHFAEDFEQSAGFGWSLGEASFDWATLIANKDREINRLNGIYRNLLVNSGVTLHEGHATIVDPHTVEVNGERHSAKNILIATGGWPQIPQIPGHEHAISSNQAFFLKALPERVLVVGGGYIAVEFAGIFHGLGAETSLLYRGDLFLRGFDGAVRKHLQEELSKRGMDLQFNADIERIDKQADGSLNVTLKDGRTLHTDCVFYATGRRPMLDNLGLENTAVKLDDKGFVEVNELYQTAEPSVLAIGDVIGRVQLTPVALAEGMAVARRLFKPEQYRAVDYRMIPTAVFSLPNIGTVGLTEEQAREAGHEVQIFESRFRPMKLTLTDCQERTLMKLVVDARTDKVLGCHMVGPDAGEIVQGLAIALKAGATKRDFDETIGVHPTAAEEFVTMRTPVGA, from the coding sequence ATGGCTTACGATTTTGACCTGTATGTGATTGGCGCCGGTTCCGGCGGTGTACGTGCGGCGCGCTTCGCCGCCGGTTTTGGCGCAAAAGTCGGCGTGGCCGAGAGCCGATATCTGGGCGGGACCTGTGTCAACGTTGGCTGCGTGCCGAAGAAGCTGCTGGTGTACGGCGCGCACTTTGCCGAAGACTTCGAGCAGTCGGCCGGATTCGGCTGGTCCCTGGGCGAAGCGAGCTTCGACTGGGCGACCCTGATCGCCAACAAGGACCGCGAGATCAACCGCCTCAATGGCATCTACCGCAACCTGCTGGTCAACAGTGGCGTGACCCTGCACGAAGGCCACGCGACAATCGTTGATCCCCATACTGTGGAGGTCAATGGCGAACGCCACAGCGCGAAAAACATCCTGATCGCCACCGGCGGCTGGCCGCAGATTCCACAAATTCCTGGGCACGAACACGCCATCAGCTCCAACCAGGCGTTCTTCCTCAAGGCGCTGCCCGAGCGGGTGCTGGTGGTCGGCGGTGGGTATATCGCCGTCGAATTCGCCGGGATCTTCCACGGCCTGGGCGCCGAAACCAGCCTGCTGTATCGCGGCGACCTGTTCCTGCGCGGTTTTGATGGTGCGGTGCGCAAGCATCTGCAGGAAGAACTGAGCAAGCGCGGGATGGATCTGCAGTTCAATGCCGACATCGAACGCATCGACAAGCAGGCCGATGGCAGCTTGAACGTCACTCTCAAGGATGGTCGTACCCTGCACACCGATTGCGTGTTTTACGCCACCGGCCGGCGGCCGATGCTCGACAACCTTGGCCTGGAAAACACTGCGGTCAAGCTCGACGACAAGGGCTTCGTCGAGGTCAATGAGCTGTACCAGACCGCCGAACCCTCGGTGCTGGCGATTGGCGATGTGATCGGTCGTGTGCAGTTGACCCCCGTGGCCCTGGCCGAAGGCATGGCGGTTGCCCGTCGCCTGTTCAAGCCCGAGCAGTACCGTGCGGTGGACTACCGGATGATCCCGACCGCCGTGTTCAGTCTGCCCAATATCGGCACCGTTGGCCTGACCGAGGAGCAGGCGCGGGAAGCAGGCCATGAAGTGCAGATTTTCGAAAGCCGTTTCCGGCCGATGAAGCTGACCCTGACCGACTGCCAGGAGCGCACGCTGATGAAGTTGGTGGTGGATGCCAGGACCGACAAGGTCCTGGGTTGCCACATGGTCGGCCCGGACGCCGGCGAAATCGTCCAGGGCCTGGCGATCGCCCTCAAGGCTGGCGCGACCAAGCGTGACTTCGACGAAACCATCGGCGTACACCCAACGGCCGCCGAAGAGTTCGTCACCATGCGCACGCCGGTCGGCGCTTAA